The following proteins come from a genomic window of Daphnia carinata strain CSIRO-1 chromosome 6, CSIRO_AGI_Dcar_HiC_V3, whole genome shotgun sequence:
- the LOC130690309 gene encoding uncharacterized protein LOC130690309, which yields MSVLNSNYLRYHRRFCVPLLFPAILYLRSKTKMKFVLGLIFMASALVAISPQQFHQQRSGQQWLSQYHQLPRTFLYNQRQPAASHYYDPVDANIPYFRYSRPNIQSALIFNPQNEEGSYEGAFRGSPQYYIDNKQTVEQKNQDSMLKQVGQDNEEKKAFTVFPYVRPIAPSAVYSQADGDESIIEMFTNQNLFVDGPSKVGYSHPKLSFQNEDDKLGKIIPVVAQQQMTNQNQMANVKPRIKNFGFYQGLAAGNQQQNARFFYLDGSNLLSKTLTVKVTSTCTTISIVSCIQITNLDPSDPPVPCRRKRSPEVDHALEEDESQFPINPSKVEIVTPTVEPSSILPHDPIQTPPVEMTSSKEETINNDESNSLVTYMAKQQREGKAFKFNIQNFLTYTTVTILGSIVTSTLTQTFVPAAALACLPAGYVLCPLS from the exons ATGTCAGTGCTTAACAGCAACTACTTGCGATACCATCGCCGGTTTTGCGTTCCTCTTCTGTTCCCTGCCATCTTGTATTTAAG aagcaaaacaaagatgaAATTCGTCTTGGGCTTAATCTTTATGGCGTCAGCCCTGGTAGCCATCTCGCCTCAACAATTTCATCAGCAAAGATCAGGACAACAATGGTTGTCCCAGTATCACCAACTACCAAGAACGTTCTTGTATAATCAACGCCAACCAGCAGCATCTCATTACTACGATCCTGTTGATGCGAACATCCCGTACTTCCGCTATTCAAGGCCTAACATTCAATCCGCTCTCATTTTCAATCCACag AATGAAGAGGGAAGCTACGAAGGTGCATTCAGGGGAAGCCCTCAGTATTACATCGACAATAAGCAAACTGTTGAGCAGAAGAACCAGGACTCGATGCTTAAGCAGGTGGGCCAGGataacgaagagaaaaaggcgTTTACGGTCTTCCCTTACGTGAGACCTATCGCACCCTCCGCCGTTTATTCACAG GCTGATGGAGACGAGTCGATCATAGAAATGTTTACCAACCAAAATTTATTCGTGGATGGTCCGAGTAAAGTTGGTTATTCGCACCCCAAATTGAGCTTTCAAAATGAAGATGATAAATTGGGAAAAATAATTCCTGTGGTGGCTCAGCAACAAATGACCAACCAAAATCAAATGGCTAACGTCAAACCAAGAATCAAGAATTTCGGGTTTTATCAAGGTTTGGCCGCTGgcaatcaacaacaaaatgcccgttttttttacctcgaTGGCTCCAATTTGCTGTCGAAAACCCTGACCGTTAAAGTTACTTCAACATGCACAACCATCAGTATCGTGTCGTGCATTCAGATTACTAATCTTGATCCAAGCGACCCACCTGTACCTTGCCGTCGTAAGCGTAGCCCTGAAGTCGATCACGCCCTCGAAGAAGACGAGAGCCAATTTCCAATTAATCCTTCAAAGGTGGAAAT TGTAACACCCACGGTGGAGCCTTCGTCGATCCTACCACATGATCCGATCCAGACTCCGCCAGTAGAAATGACCTCATCGAAAGAAGAGACAATCAACAACGATGAATCCAACAGCCTAGTGACATACATGGCAAAGCAGCAGAGGGAAGGAAAAGCTTTCAAGTTTAATATACAGAACTTCTTGACGTACACAACAGTGACCATCCTTGGGTCGATCGTCACGAGCACCCTCACACAAACGTTTGTTCCTGCAGCAGCACTTGCTTGTTTACCTGCTGGTTACGTTCTGTGTCCCTTGTCCTAG